From one Brachypodium distachyon strain Bd21 chromosome 4, Brachypodium_distachyon_v3.0, whole genome shotgun sequence genomic stretch:
- the LOC100836699 gene encoding gibberellin-regulated protein 12, which yields MALAGRLLVLLAVVLVAVSIAGHKAAARGNEEHGVVNGYQGQHGTLQRYQCSPLCDYRCSDTKYRKPCLFFCNKCCNTCLCVPSGFYGHKYECPCYNNWKTKEGGPKCP from the exons ATGGCTCTGGCTGGTAGGCTGCTCGTCCTCCTAGCCGTCGTTCTCGTCGCCGTCTCCATTGCCGGGCACAAG GCGGCTGCCCGTGGAAATGAAGAGCATGGCGTCGTTAACGGGTATCAG GGACAACATGGCACTCTCCAGAGATACC AGTGCTCGCCGTTGTGCGACTACCGGTGCAGCGACACCAAGTACAGGAAGCCGTGCCTCTTCTTCTGCAACAAGTGCTGCAACACCTGCCTGTGCGTGCCGTCGGGCTTCTACGGCCACAAGTACGAGTGCCCCTGCTACAACAACTGGAAGACCAAGGAAGGAGGGCCCAAGTGCCCCTAG
- the LOC100837620 gene encoding 26S proteasome regulatory subunit 6B homolog — protein MSVAAVAPTPSTALPAAPPPSYPATSLTSASAATAEDDDDLYGKLKSLQRHMEFVEIQEEYVKDELKNLKREVLRAQEEVKRIQSVPLVIGQFLEMVDGNNGIVGSTTGSNYYVRILSTINRELLKPSASVALHRHSNALVDVLPPEADSSISLLGSSEKPNVLYSDIGGCDIQKQEIREAVELPLTHHELYKQIGIDPPRGVLLYGPPGTGKTMLAKAVAHHTTAAFIRVVGSEFVQKYLGEGPRMVRDVFRLAKENAPAIIFIDEVDAIATARFDAQTGADREVQRILMELLNQMDGFDQTVNVKVIMATNRADTLDPALLRPGRLDRKIEFPLPDRRQKRLVFQVCTAKMNLSDEVDLEDYVSRPDKISAADIAAICQEAGMHAVRKNRYVILPKDFEKGYRTNVKKPETDFDFYK, from the exons ATGTCAGTAGCAGCCGTCGCCCCGACCCCTTCCACGGCCCTcccggcggcgccaccaccaTCCTACCCCGCCACCTCCCTCACTTCTGCATCCGCCGCGACCGCCGAGGATGACGACGATCTTTACGGCAAGCTCAAATCTCTCCAGCGTCACATGGAGTTCGTCGAGATCCAGGAAGAATACGTCAAGGATGAACTGAAGAACCTCAAGCGCGAGGTTCTGCGCGCCCAGGAGGAGGTGAAGCGGATCCAGTCCGTGCCTCTCGTCATCGGCCAGTTCCTGGAGATGGTCGACGGCAACAACGGCATCGTTGGATCCACCACCGGAAGCAACTACTACGTGCGGATCCTCAGCACCATCAACCGCGAGCTGCTCAAGCCGTCGGCGTCGGTTGCCCTGCACCGCCACTCCAACGCGCTCGTTGACGTGCTGCCCCCCGAGGCGGATTCCAGCATCTCGCTGCTGGGGTCATCCGAGAAGCCCAACGTCCTTTATTCT GATATTGGAGGCTGTGATATTCAAAAACAAGAAATTCGGGAGGCTGTTGAGCTACCATTGACACATCATGAGTTGTACAAGCAGATTGGTATTGATCCTCCAAGAGGGGTGCTTCTCTATGGTCCTCCAGGCACAGGCAAGACTATGCTTGCCAAAGCTGTGGCACATCACACTACTGCCGCTTTTATCAGAGTCGTTGGTTCAGAATTTGTGCAGAAGTATTTGGGTGAG GGCCCAAGGATGGTTCGAGATGTATTCCGTTTAGCAAAAGAGAATGCTCCGGCTATAATATTCATTGATGAGGTTGATGCTATAGCCACTGCTCGTTTTGATGCTCAGACTGGCGCTGATCGAGAAGTTCAGCGTATTCTGATGGAGCTACTCAATCAG ATGGATGGGTTTGATCAGACAGTGAATGTGAAGGTTATAATGGCGACTAATCGGGCAGATACTCTAGATCCTGCTCTGTTGCGTCCAGGACGACTGGACAGGAAAATTGAGTTCCCTCTGCCTGATCGGAGGCAGAAGAGGCTTGTTTTCCAA GTTTGTACAGCCAAAATGAACTTGAGCGATGAGGTCGACTTGGAAGATTATGTTTCCAGACCAGATAAAATTAGTGCTGCTGAT ATTGCTGCTATTTGCCAAGAAgctggcatgcatgctgtCCGAAAAAATCGGTATGTTATCCTCCCCAAGGACTTCGAGAAGGGTTACCGAACCAACGTGAAGAAGCCTGAGACAGACTTTGACTTCTACAAATGA
- the LOC100837319 gene encoding probable methyltransferase PMT2: MAMKGVSGENRTRTTVSICIVIGMCCFFYILGAWQKSGFGKGDSIALEITKRTDCTMLPNLSFDTHHSKEGSSSDLVSPVKKFKPCPDRFTDYTPCQDQNRAMKFPRENMNYRERHCPPQKEKLHCLVPPPKGYVAPFPWPKSRDFVPFANCPYKSLTVEKAIQNWVQYEGNVFRFPGGGTQFPQGADKYIDQLASVIPIANGTVRTALDTGCGVASWGAYLLKRNVLAMSFAPRDSHEAQVQFALERGVPAVIGVLGTIKLPYPSRAFDMAHCSRCLIPWGINDGLYMMEVDRVLRPGGYWVLSGPPINWKVNYKGWQRTKEDLEAEQNKIEEIAELLCWEKVSEKGETAIWRKRINTESCPSRQEEPTVQMCESTNADDAWYKKMKACVTPLPDVENASEVAGGAIKPFPSRLNTIPPRIANGLIQGVSTQAYQKDNKMWKKHVKAYSSVNKYLLTGRYRNIMDMNAGFGGFAAAIESPKSWVMNVVPTSAKIATLGAVYERGLIGIYHDWCEAFSTYPRTYDLIHASGLFTLYKNKCSNEDILLEMDRILRPEGAVIMRDDVDVLMKVNKLARGMRWNTKLVDHEDGPLVREKVLYAVKQYWVGGNQTAAS; the protein is encoded by the exons ATGGCCATGAAGGGTGTTTCTGGAGAAAACAGGACCAGAACCACTGTGTCCATATGCATAGTGATTGGCATGTGCTGCTTCTTCTACATCCTTGGGGCGTGGCAGAAAAGCGGTTTTGGAAAGGGGGACAGCATTGCTCTTGAGATCACCAAGCGGACTGATTGCACTATGTTACCTAACCTTAGCTTTGACACACACCATTCTAAAGAAGGCAGTTCCAGTGATCTTGTCTCACCAGTCAAGAAGTTTAAGCCATGCCCGGATCGCTTCACGGATTACACCCCTTGCCAAGATCAAAATAGAGCGATGAAATTTCCTCGGGAGAACATGAATTACAGAGAGCGACATTGCCCACCACAGAAAGAAAAGCTGCACTGCCTGGTACCACCACCTAAGGGATATGTTGCTCCATTCCCATGGCCAAAAAGTCGTGACTTTGTTCCTTTTGCGAACTGTCCCTATAAGAGCTTGACCGTTGAGAAAGCCATACAGAACTGGGTGCAGTACGAGGGCAATGTCTTCAGATTTCCCGGTGGAGGGACACAGTTCCCTCAAGGCGCGGATAAATACATTGACCAATTGGCATCAGTTATTCCAATTGCCAATGGAACTGTCAGGACTGCATTGGACACTGGTTGCGGG GTGGCTAGCTGGGGAGCTTACTTGTTAAAGAGGAATGTTTTGGCCATGTCATTTGCGCCAAGAGATTCCCACGAAGCGCAAGTGCAGTTTGCTCTCGAGAGAGGTGTCCCAGCTGTTATTGGTGTTCTTGGCACAATTAAACTCCCTTATCCATCAAGAGCCTTTGATATGGCACATTGTTCCAGGTGTTTGATTCCATGGGGAATAAATG ATGGACTCTACATGATGGAAGTTGATAGGGTTCTAAGACCTGGTGGATACTGGGTGTTGTCAGGTCCTCCAATTAATTGGAAGGTGAACTACAAGGGTTGGCAGCGTACAAAGGAGGATCTTGAGGCAGAGCAGAACAAGATAGAGGAAATTGCTGAGCTTCTATGTTGGGAGAAGGTCTCAGAAAAGGGTGAGACGGCAATATGGAGGAAAAGGATAAATACTGAATCATGTCCTTCTAGGCAAGAAGAACCCACTGTGCAGATGTGTGAATCCACAAACGCAGATGATGCCTG GTACAAGAAAATGAAGGCATGTGTGACACCTCTTCCTGACGTAGAAAATGCAAGTGAAGTTGCTGGAGGAGCAATCAAGCCCTTCCCAAGCAGGCTCAATACAATTCCCCCAAGAATTGCTAATGGGTTAATTCAAGGTGTTTCAACTCAGGCCTAccaaaaagacaacaaaatgtGGAAGAAGCATGTGAAGGCTTATAGCAGTGTGAACAAGTATTTACTTACTGGTAGGTACAGAAACATCATGGACATGAATGCAGGATTTGGGGGATTCGCTGCAGCGATCgagtccccaaaatcttgggTGATGAACGTGGTGCCAACCAGTGCAAAGATTGCAACCCTAGGGGCTGTTTATGAGCGAGGATTAATTGGCATTTACCATGACTG GTGTGAAGCTTTCTCTACTTATCCAAGGACCTATGATCTTATCCACGCTAGCGGCCTTTTCACCTTGTATAAAAACAA GTGCAGCAATGAAGATATTCTCTTGGAGATGGATCGCATCTTGAGGCCAGAAGGTGCTGTCATAATGCGAGATGATGTTGATGTCTTGATGAAGGTGAACAAGCTCGCTCGGGGCATGAGGTGGAACACGAAGCTGGTCGACCACGAGGATGGTCCTCTAGTGCGCGAGAAGGTCTTGTACGCTGTGAAGCAGTATTGGGTTGGTGGAAACCAGACGGCTGCGTCCTAA
- the LOC100837013 gene encoding ATP-dependent 6-phosphofructokinase 5, chloroplastic, translating into MSSSPAMAIAFKASTSYFTAQQLCGHSTWDQCQNGFTHLNERKSRKGSAALHVRAISRNLDLDFSDPSWKQKYQEDWDMRFSLPHITDIFDLKPRLTSFSLKKNRTPLGDNDGSSPDMWNGYVNKDDRALLKVIKYASPTSAGSECIDPDCSWVEHWVHRAGPRKEIYYEPEEVKAAIVTCGGLCPGLNDVIRQIVFTLEIYGVKNIVGIQFGYRGFFEKGLKEMPLSRDVVENINLSGGSFLGVSRGGAKTSEIVDSIQARRIDMLFVIGGNGSHAGAKAIHEECRKRKLKVSVVAVPKTIDNDILFMDKTFGFDTAVEEAQRAINSAYIEARSAYHGVGLVKLMGRSTGFIAMHASLSSGQIDVCLIPEISFTLDGERGVLAHLEHLLKTKGFCVVCVAEGAGQDLLQKSNATDASGNVILSDFGVHMQQKIKKHFKDIGVLADIKYIDPTYMVRACRANASDAILCTVLGQNAVHGAFAGFSGITSGICNTHYAYLPITEVITTPKHVNPNSRMWHRCLTSTGQPDFD; encoded by the exons ATGTCCTCCTCACCTGCGATGGCAATTGCTTTCAAAGCAAGCACGAGTTATTTTACTGCACAACAACTGTGTGGGCATTCAACCTGGGACCAATGTCAGAATGGTTTCACTCACTTAAATGAACGAAAGAGCAGAAAAGGCTCTGCGGCACTGCATGTGAGAGCTATTTCCAGAAACTTAGACTTGGATTTCAGTGATCCGTCTTGGAAGCAAAAGTATCAAGAAGACTGGGATATGCGTTTTAGTTTGCCTCATATTACAGATATATTTGATTTAAAGCCAAGGCTTACTTCATTTTCTCTGAAGAAAAACAG AACTCCCTTGGGCGATAATGATGGTTCATCACCTGACATGTGGAACGGCTATGTAAATAAGGATGACCGGGCACTTCTAAAG GTGATTAAATATGCCTCTCCTACTTCTGCTGGATCTGAGTGCATTGATCCTGATTGTAGCTGGGTGGAACATTG GGTGCATCGTGCTGGGCCTCGTAAGGAAATATACTATGAACCTGAGGAAGTAAAAGCAGCAATTGTTACCTGTGGAGGGCTCTGCCCTGGTTTAAATGATGTCATTAGACAG ATAGTATTTACCCTGGAGATCTATGGGGTTAAGAATATTGTTGGAATTCAGTTTGGTTATCGTGGATTTTTCGAAAAAGGCTTGAAAGAAATGCCG CTTTCACGTGATGTGGTGGAAAACATAAATCTATCTGGTGGAAGTTTCCTAGGTGTCTCTCGTGGAGGAGCAAAAACTAGTGAGATTGTAGATAGTATACAG GCCAGAAGAATTGATATGCTCTTTGTAATAGGTGGAAATGGTAGCCATGCAGGAGCTAAGGCTATCCATGAGGAG TGTCGTAAGAGAAAACTGAAAGTTTCAGTTGTTGCTGTTCCAAAAACAATTGATAATGATATACTTTTCATGGATAAGACTTTTGGTTTTGATACAGCTGTTGAAGAAGCTCAACGTGCAATCAATTCTGCCTATATAGAG GCACGTAGTGCATACCATGGAGTCGGGTTGGTCAAATTAATGGGTAGGAGCACTGGGTTCATTGCCATGCATGCTTCTCTTTCTAGCGGACAAATTGATGTCTGCCTAATACCCGAG ATATCTTTTACACTTGATGGAGAACGTGGTGTCTTGGCACACCTTGAGCATTTATTGAAAACCAAGGGATTTTGTGTGGTTTGTGTTGCTGAAGGTGCAGGACAG GATTTGCTGCAAAAATCAAATGCGACAGATGCATCAGGAAATGTGATACTTAGTGACTTTGGTGTCCACATGCAGCAAAAG ATTAAGAAACATTTCAAGGACATCGGTGTTCTAGCTGATATAAAATACATTGACCCAACATATATGGTCCGGGCCTGTCGCGCGAATGCATCAGATGCTATCTTGTGCACCGTGCTTGGACAAAATGCT GTTCATGGAGCATTTGCCGGGTTCAGTGGCATCACATCAGGTATTTGCAATACGCACTATGCCTACCTTCCGATCACAGAAGTCATCACAACACCGAAGCATGTGAACCCAAATAGCAGGATGTGGCACCGCTGTCTGACGTCCACTGGCCAACCGGACTTCGACTAA